One Defluviitoga tunisiensis genomic window carries:
- a CDS encoding glycoside hydrolase family 2 protein — translation MTLQINLNGKWKVFDNENEFEFSGNVPGTVQGDLIDLELMPHPYIGTNERLFKRLEEKDWTYTRTFFIENLNQDWRYELVLEGIDTLSSIYVNDKFVGKTENMFIEYRFDVKECLRKGENSIRVEINSPIKIPKALERNYGKLHAGEETARVYIRKAQYSYGWDWGARIATSGIYRNIYIDCFKDARIYGSYAYIEDLNGEITFTGYVDLKDKEIDKYYVDILLNGNLVITLPVKNYLERFGFEGKKEVKNLKLWYPHDLGESYLYDIEFRLKKAGEEIYSEKKKIGFRTVQVLRENDGEGESFIFEINGKKLFAKGANWIPADNILSWLKREDYQRLLMMAKDSNMNMLRVWGGGLYEDPAFYEICDELGILVWQDFMFSCAEYPDHIDWFRKLANQEARHNVIKLRHHPSIAIWCGNNENNWGFEEWDYKIKVDGKNLGNRLYLEDFPKICAQEDPTRLYWPSSPYGGSRANSQDAGDRHVWEIWSGWQDFKHYTKDNSKFVSEFGFQAAPDPKTIDFFAKEDEKEIFSDVMLNHNKQVEGTERLLKFINAHYGLVSEFDSIVYLTQLNQAEAIKTGVEHWRSRKYKTAGTLYWQINDSWPVFSWSCIDYFKRPKALYFYTRRFFNKLLPLAKNKDGDIVISVINDGDYVNKINLEFELWSVSGELLMNKTYTDLKIPDDSVMIIDRIHVEEDILSKSVGYIAVKKDDDVIENHEIFADLRINKLDNPHITYKVEGRNLILKTQKPAIGVNVRVDGENYSGDNFFSLFPGKTKILKNVEGEVFVKSAFDFL, via the coding sequence ATGACTTTGCAAATAAATCTAAATGGTAAATGGAAAGTTTTTGATAATGAAAATGAATTTGAATTTAGTGGCAATGTTCCAGGCACTGTTCAAGGAGATTTAATAGATTTAGAATTAATGCCACATCCATATATTGGAACAAATGAAAGGCTTTTTAAAAGGCTGGAAGAAAAAGATTGGACTTATACACGAACTTTTTTTATAGAAAATTTAAATCAAGATTGGCGTTATGAGTTAGTTTTAGAAGGCATTGATACCCTTTCTAGTATTTACGTAAACGATAAATTTGTAGGAAAAACAGAAAATATGTTTATTGAATACAGATTTGACGTAAAAGAATGCCTGAGAAAAGGGGAAAACAGCATTAGAGTGGAAATTAATTCTCCCATTAAGATCCCAAAGGCTTTAGAAAGAAACTATGGTAAATTACATGCAGGTGAGGAAACAGCAAGAGTATATATAAGAAAAGCTCAGTATTCATATGGCTGGGATTGGGGAGCTAGGATAGCTACAAGCGGTATATATAGGAATATTTACATAGATTGCTTTAAAGATGCGCGGATTTATGGCAGTTATGCGTATATAGAAGATTTAAACGGAGAGATTACTTTTACAGGATACGTGGATTTAAAGGATAAAGAAATTGATAAATACTACGTCGACATTTTGTTGAATGGTAATTTAGTAATTACGCTACCTGTAAAAAATTATTTAGAAAGGTTTGGATTTGAAGGCAAAAAAGAAGTTAAGAATTTAAAATTATGGTATCCGCATGATCTAGGCGAAAGTTATTTGTATGATATTGAATTTAGGTTAAAGAAGGCAGGAGAAGAAATATACTCAGAAAAGAAGAAAATAGGTTTTAGAACTGTACAGGTTTTAAGAGAAAATGATGGAGAAGGCGAAAGTTTTATTTTTGAAATTAATGGGAAAAAACTATTTGCTAAAGGAGCAAACTGGATTCCTGCTGATAACATTCTAAGTTGGCTTAAAAGAGAAGATTATCAACGATTATTGATGATGGCAAAGGATTCAAATATGAATATGTTAAGGGTATGGGGAGGGGGATTGTACGAAGACCCTGCATTTTATGAAATATGTGATGAATTGGGAATTCTTGTATGGCAAGATTTTATGTTCTCATGTGCTGAGTACCCAGATCATATTGATTGGTTCAGAAAACTTGCCAACCAAGAGGCGAGACATAATGTAATAAAATTAAGACATCATCCTAGTATAGCTATTTGGTGCGGAAATAACGAGAATAACTGGGGTTTTGAAGAGTGGGATTACAAGATAAAAGTTGACGGAAAAAATCTAGGGAATAGACTATACCTTGAGGATTTCCCAAAGATTTGTGCTCAAGAAGATCCTACAAGGTTGTATTGGCCGTCAAGTCCTTATGGAGGATCTAGAGCAAACTCACAAGACGCTGGAGATAGGCACGTATGGGAAATTTGGTCTGGTTGGCAAGATTTTAAACATTATACAAAAGATAATTCAAAATTCGTCAGCGAATTTGGGTTTCAAGCAGCACCAGATCCTAAAACGATAGATTTTTTTGCTAAAGAGGACGAAAAAGAGATTTTTTCAGACGTTATGTTAAATCATAACAAACAAGTTGAAGGAACCGAGCGATTATTAAAGTTTATTAACGCACATTATGGTTTAGTGAGTGAATTTGATTCTATTGTATACCTTACACAATTAAACCAAGCAGAAGCTATCAAAACTGGTGTAGAACATTGGAGAAGCCGCAAATATAAAACTGCTGGCACACTTTATTGGCAAATAAATGATTCTTGGCCAGTCTTTAGTTGGTCATGCATAGATTATTTTAAAAGACCTAAAGCCCTCTATTTTTATACAAGACGTTTTTTTAACAAATTGTTGCCTTTAGCAAAAAACAAAGATGGAGATATTGTTATATCAGTTATAAACGATGGAGACTACGTCAACAAAATTAACTTAGAATTTGAGCTTTGGAGTGTTAGTGGAGAACTTTTAATGAACAAAACATATACCGATTTAAAAATCCCAGATGATTCTGTGATGATCATTGATAGAATACATGTAGAAGAAGATATTTTAAGCAAATCTGTAGGCTATATTGCTGTTAAGAAAGATGATGACGTCATTGAAAATCATGAAATTTTCGCAGATTTAAGAATAAACAAGTTAGATAATCCACATATAACTTATAAAGTTGAAGGCAGAAATTTAATTTTGAAAACTCAAAAACCTGCAATTGGTGTGAATGTCAGAGTTGACGGCGAAAATTATTCTGGAGATAATTTCTTTTCACTATTTCCCGGAAAAACAAAGATTTTAAAGAATGTCGAAGGAGAAGTATTTGTAAAAAGTGCATTTGATTTCTTGTAA
- a CDS encoding methyl-accepting chemotaxis protein has product MKHKSVSRRIINIILVIFLLFGLSIVFNIISLSNSNRGLETYKKLSEDVNTLTEVETTFLEATLDFKDYLVAYENIFEESFKNNLSSINSFLDSLTGSSIEATNVTQVHSLMRQYNDSFNKIVELDTQANKLLTDFNIMTDTIKQELSNFDSLSKKYSVLAFSLLPENPVTTVDTINDAVHIYFSTRSASDKISVLNLFSNFKNNLAFVEFGLTNDELKNAFSQLMNNIENLETEFNELVNLIESQGPIIQEMEQLRVEILNLLEDQRAQLKEQQDTLGPQLIEKNNNSILLTIILTVIAFVVAIIMVIYLIRSITKPLLELRNKINQFKEGDLTVDFQVKSKDEIGQMALALSEMSKELRNSMGSIRQASDKVQESSVNLTKTSQESRENSEELKRQMDTIQTYAEETAGNVEEVTSGVDEVARAAQGVSRDAQRLSEEAENTNKAAQEGSQTILSISEIVKEAVERTKESQEEVTQLATNRKRCTKHSRNDKLDNGTNESTSLKCSDRSGKGRRSRKRICSSSR; this is encoded by the coding sequence ATGAAGCATAAATCAGTTAGTAGGAGAATAATAAATATTATTTTAGTAATATTCTTACTCTTCGGTTTATCGATTGTTTTTAATATAATTTCACTCAGTAATTCCAATAGAGGGCTTGAAACGTATAAAAAGCTATCAGAAGATGTCAATACTTTAACAGAGGTTGAAACAACTTTTCTTGAAGCAACGCTTGATTTTAAGGATTATCTTGTGGCATATGAAAATATTTTTGAAGAGTCATTTAAAAATAATTTATCATCTATTAATAGTTTTTTGGATTCATTGACTGGTAGTTCAATAGAAGCTACAAATGTGACACAGGTACATAGTTTAATGAGGCAGTACAATGATAGTTTTAATAAAATTGTTGAATTAGATACTCAAGCTAACAAACTTCTTACGGATTTTAATATAATGACTGACACGATTAAACAAGAACTTTCAAATTTTGACAGCTTATCTAAAAAATACAGTGTTTTAGCATTTTCATTGCTTCCTGAAAATCCAGTTACAACAGTAGATACTATAAACGACGCTGTTCACATTTATTTTTCAACCAGATCAGCTAGTGATAAAATAAGCGTTCTTAACCTATTTTCAAACTTCAAAAATAATTTGGCTTTCGTAGAGTTTGGATTGACAAACGACGAATTAAAGAATGCCTTTTCACAATTAATGAATAATATAGAAAATCTAGAAACCGAGTTTAATGAACTAGTTAACTTAATCGAATCTCAAGGCCCAATAATCCAAGAAATGGAACAATTAAGGGTAGAAATACTAAACCTATTAGAAGACCAAAGGGCTCAATTAAAAGAACAACAAGACACATTAGGGCCACAACTAATAGAAAAGAACAACAACTCTATCCTACTAACAATAATATTAACAGTAATAGCCTTTGTAGTAGCAATAATAATGGTCATATATCTAATACGAAGTATAACCAAACCATTACTTGAACTAAGAAACAAGATAAACCAATTCAAAGAAGGAGACTTAACAGTAGACTTTCAAGTAAAAAGTAAAGATGAAATAGGACAAATGGCGTTAGCTCTATCAGAGATGAGTAAAGAACTAAGAAATTCAATGGGATCGATAAGACAAGCTTCAGACAAAGTACAAGAATCCTCAGTCAACCTAACCAAGACCTCGCAAGAAAGCAGAGAAAACTCAGAAGAACTAAAAAGACAAATGGATACGATACAGACATATGCAGAAGAGACAGCAGGAAATGTAGAAGAAGTAACCTCAGGAGTAGATGAAGTAGCAAGAGCGGCGCAAGGAGTATCGCGAGATGCCCAAAGATTAAGTGAAGAAGCAGAAAACACAAACAAAGCAGCCCAAGAAGGAAGTCAAACAATACTAAGCATAAGTGAAATAGTAAAAGAAGCAGTAGAAAGGACAAAAGAAAGCCAAGAAGAAGTAACCCAACTAGCAACGAATCGCAAAAGATGTACAAAGCATAGTAGAAACGATAAACTCGATAACGGAACAAACGAATCTACTAGCCTTAAATGCAGCGATAGAAGCGGCAAGGGCAGGAGAAGCCGGAAGAGGATTTGCAGTAGTAGCAGATGA
- a CDS encoding methyl-accepting chemotaxis protein: protein MTEQTNLLALNAAIEAARAGEAGRGFAVVADEIRKLAEESRNATDEISQILTNITQGTKKVNDSTNKVVETIEEVNKKMDNVLESFNNIRERIEKMNQGIENMTASAEEQSASAQEMSSAIERVARAVSEISEQLENSRKVIDRQLNQSVEINESAKELSELSSELEALVKRFKI, encoded by the coding sequence ATAACGGAACAAACGAATCTACTAGCCTTAAATGCAGCGATAGAAGCGGCAAGGGCAGGAGAAGCCGGAAGAGGATTTGCAGTAGTAGCAGATGAAATAAGAAAGTTAGCCGAAGAGTCAAGAAATGCGACAGACGAAATAAGTCAGATACTAACAAACATAACGCAAGGAACAAAGAAAGTAAACGACTCAACAAACAAAGTAGTAGAAACGATAGAAGAAGTGAACAAAAAAATGGACAATGTACTAGAGAGTTTCAATAACATAAGAGAAAGAATAGAAAAGATGAATCAAGGGATAGAAAACATGACAGCAAGTGCAGAAGAACAAAGTGCAAGTGCCCAAGAGATGAGTTCAGCGATAGAAAGGGTAGCCAGGGCAGTCTCAGAGATAAGTGAACAACTAGAAAACTCAAGAAAGGTAATAGACAGACAACTAAATCAATCAGTAGAGATAAACGAAAGTGCAAAAGAGTTGAGTGAATTATCTTCTGAACTAGAGGCTTTAGTTAAGAGATTTAAAATATAA
- a CDS encoding VOC family protein, whose product MKFGFDHFAITVSNLQQSIRFYRDVLGFKVLGQLIQDNGNFIIVYLDMGNGKILELFQFTEKGEPITSYNDKNIGMKHFAFKVDNVDEAYEYLKKKGVEFTMEPTNAEGGVRIAFFKDPDGILIEIIQGELKLKPFEN is encoded by the coding sequence TTGAAATTTGGATTTGACCATTTTGCGATAACTGTTTCAAATTTACAACAATCAATACGGTTTTATAGGGATGTTTTAGGTTTTAAAGTTTTGGGTCAGTTAATTCAAGATAATGGAAATTTTATAATTGTCTATCTAGATATGGGAAATGGTAAAATACTTGAATTATTTCAATTTACCGAGAAAGGCGAACCAATAACATCGTACAATGACAAAAATATTGGTATGAAGCATTTTGCTTTCAAGGTTGATAATGTTGACGAAGCCTATGAGTATTTAAAAAAGAAAGGTGTTGAATTTACTATGGAACCTACTAATGCAGAAGGCGGAGTGAGAATAGCATTCTTTAAAGATCCAGATGGTATCCTTATTGAAATAATTCAAGGAGAGCTCAAATTAAAACCTTTTGAAAATTAA
- a CDS encoding substrate-binding domain-containing protein — protein MATIRDVARVSGYSIATVSRVLNGYDNVSPETRKKVLKVVKELNYKRSDSMKGSSYKVVGVLVPDLFGYYYGIIAESIKEVLIKSHIEMFLSTFRNSIEKEKEALEEFFGRKVDGIIVCTTYDDEDSLEKFVTTGIPVVALDRDQSELKIDIITIENYNSTLKIAQYLYNMGHKRVVHVEGPLRIYSARERKKAFQDFAQKNKDFEVIFIPGGFDAQSGYTSIKQYLKKNGKDFTAAFFVNDWVALGGLKALREAGYSCPEDVSVVGFDDAPFAKYLHPSLTTICQPMYEMGLNAGKLIVEKLEGKKESRVKRRIILPTEIVVRDSVKKI, from the coding sequence ATGGCTACAATTAGAGATGTTGCGAGGGTTTCTGGATATTCTATAGCGACAGTATCAAGAGTTTTAAATGGATATGATAACGTTTCACCAGAAACCAGGAAAAAAGTATTAAAGGTTGTAAAAGAGTTAAACTATAAAAGAAGCGATAGTATGAAAGGCAGTTCGTATAAGGTTGTTGGGGTGCTTGTGCCAGATTTATTTGGATACTATTATGGAATAATCGCAGAAAGTATTAAAGAGGTATTAATAAAAAGTCATATAGAAATGTTTCTTTCAACATTTAGAAATTCAATTGAAAAAGAAAAAGAGGCGTTAGAGGAATTTTTTGGTCGGAAGGTAGATGGAATTATTGTATGTACAACGTATGATGATGAAGATAGTTTAGAAAAATTTGTGACAACAGGAATACCTGTTGTGGCATTAGATAGGGATCAATCTGAGCTAAAGATAGACATTATAACTATAGAAAATTATAATTCAACCTTAAAGATAGCCCAATATTTGTATAATATGGGTCACAAAAGGGTTGTCCATGTAGAAGGTCCTTTAAGGATTTATTCTGCTAGGGAAAGAAAAAAGGCTTTTCAGGATTTTGCTCAAAAAAACAAAGACTTTGAAGTAATTTTCATTCCAGGAGGATTTGATGCTCAATCAGGATACACATCAATAAAACAATATCTTAAAAAGAATGGAAAAGACTTTACCGCTGCCTTTTTCGTAAACGACTGGGTTGCTTTAGGTGGTCTTAAGGCTTTGAGGGAAGCTGGATATTCATGCCCAGAGGATGTTTCTGTTGTAGGTTTTGATGATGCCCCTTTTGCTAAATATTTACATCCATCATTGACAACTATATGTCAACCGATGTATGAAATGGGGTTAAATGCCGGTAAACTTATAGTGGAAAAACTTGAAGGGAAAAAAGAAAGTCGAGTCAAAAGGAGAATTATTCTTCCAACGGAAATTGTTGTCAGAGATTCTGTTAAGAAGATTTGA
- a CDS encoding stage V sporulation protein S — MEVLKVAANSKPVAVAGALAAIIREKGVAELQAIGAGAVNQAVKAIAIARGYVAPSGIDLVCVPAFADVEIEGEERTAIKFLVKPKE, encoded by the coding sequence ATAGAAGTACTTAAGGTAGCAGCAAATTCAAAACCTGTTGCAGTTGCAGGGGCTCTAGCTGCTATTATCAGGGAGAAGGGAGTCGCCGAATTGCAAGCCATTGGTGCTGGTGCGGTTAATCAAGCAGTGAAGGCTATAGCTATAGCAAGAGGATATGTTGCACCAAGTGGCATTGATCTAGTATGTGTACCTGCTTTCGCGGACGTAGAAATTGAAGGAGAAGAGAGAACTGCAATCAAATTTCTTGTAAAACCCAAGGAATAA
- a CDS encoding 3'-5' exonuclease, with the protein MLEIQNNVFLAFDLETTGLSPEYGDRIIEIAAIPIFNKKIKFKYSFHTLVNPMIFIPGEVSRFHKLNNEDVSQAPLLIDVFPRFKEYIDDSILVSHNAKMDLRFLDIAAKESGMFSIDNYYIDTLEVSKYFLESGPYNLEHLSNKFNLGINKFHRAWDDALATARLFQKYINLFSLKALENFIRKWGD; encoded by the coding sequence ATGTTAGAAATTCAGAATAATGTTTTTTTAGCGTTTGATTTAGAAACAACAGGATTAAGTCCAGAGTATGGAGACAGAATTATAGAAATAGCTGCCATACCTATTTTTAACAAAAAAATTAAATTTAAATATTCATTTCATACGTTGGTAAATCCAATGATTTTTATACCAGGAGAAGTTTCAAGGTTTCATAAGTTAAACAATGAAGATGTATCTCAAGCACCTTTATTGATAGACGTTTTTCCTAGATTTAAGGAATATATTGATGATTCAATATTAGTATCTCATAACGCTAAAATGGACCTAAGATTTTTAGATATAGCTGCAAAAGAAAGTGGAATGTTTTCAATTGATAATTATTATATAGATACTTTGGAGGTGTCAAAGTATTTTTTAGAAAGTGGTCCATATAATCTTGAACATCTTTCAAATAAATTTAATCTTGGTATAAATAAATTTCATAGGGCTTGGGATGATGCTTTAGCTACAGCTCGATTATTTCAAAAGTATATAAATCTTTTTTCTCTAAAAGCATTAGAAAATTTTATTCGAAAATGGGGTGATTAG
- a CDS encoding PhoH family protein, whose product MVKNYILDTNVLIHDPNCIFKFEDNNLIIPFPVIEEIDKLKTRSDKVAKSARDVARILDSLRDGMPLQKGVKLQNGGTLKILAIEKNDPKYKMPSYLGESKDNFILYYALYLKEVDKNFKTIIVSKDLNLRIKADALGIESQDYLSDKIDIELLPDGYIIIDNPTKHLEIKDTYTYSELGLNEEPYPNTYLKYGEKLLRYNKKKQAFEKIQMTFNSVIFGITPRSAEQVFALDALLDPDIPFVTLVGIAGTGKTLLALAAGLYNILENKVYDRLLVSKPVIPMGKDIGYIPGGIEEKMRPWLQSIYDNLDFLFKGKGKKPDEYLTKRDLLEIEVLSYIRGRTIPNQYMIVDEAQNLTPSEVKTILTRAGEGTKIVFTGDPYQIDNLYLDSSSNGLVYAASKFKGIDLAANITMKKGERSELATISAEIL is encoded by the coding sequence TTGGTTAAAAATTATATATTGGATACAAATGTATTAATACATGACCCAAATTGTATATTTAAATTTGAAGATAATAATTTAATTATACCTTTTCCAGTTATAGAAGAAATTGATAAGCTCAAAACAAGAAGTGATAAAGTTGCTAAATCTGCAAGAGATGTAGCCCGTATTTTGGATAGTCTACGAGATGGAATGCCTCTTCAAAAAGGTGTTAAGTTACAAAATGGAGGAACATTGAAAATATTGGCTATAGAAAAGAATGATCCTAAATACAAAATGCCAAGCTATTTAGGAGAATCAAAAGATAATTTTATATTGTATTATGCATTATATTTAAAAGAAGTAGATAAAAATTTCAAAACAATAATTGTAAGTAAAGATTTGAATTTAAGAATTAAAGCTGATGCGCTTGGTATAGAAAGTCAAGATTATTTAAGTGACAAGATTGATATTGAGCTTTTACCAGATGGATACATAATAATAGATAATCCAACTAAACATTTAGAAATCAAAGACACATATACTTATAGCGAATTAGGACTTAACGAAGAGCCATATCCTAATACCTATTTAAAATATGGTGAGAAGTTATTAAGATATAATAAAAAGAAACAGGCATTTGAAAAAATACAAATGACTTTTAATAGTGTAATTTTTGGTATTACCCCGAGAAGTGCGGAACAAGTATTTGCGTTGGATGCTTTGTTGGATCCTGACATCCCTTTTGTAACTCTGGTAGGTATTGCTGGAACAGGTAAGACTTTATTAGCACTTGCAGCGGGTCTATATAATATTTTAGAAAACAAAGTATATGATAGATTGTTAGTATCGAAACCAGTAATTCCTATGGGAAAAGATATTGGATACATACCTGGAGGCATAGAGGAAAAAATGAGGCCCTGGTTACAATCTATATATGATAATTTAGATTTCTTATTTAAAGGCAAAGGGAAAAAACCTGATGAGTATTTAACAAAAAGAGACTTGCTAGAAATAGAAGTTTTATCTTATATACGAGGTAGGACAATACCAAATCAGTATATGATAGTGGATGAAGCTCAAAATCTAACTCCAAGTGAAGTAAAAACTATTTTAACAAGAGCAGGTGAAGGAACCAAGATCGTCTTTACTGGAGATCCATATCAAATAGATAATCTTTATTTAGACAGTTCTTCGAATGGACTCGTCTATGCGGCTTCAAAGTTTAAAGGAATAGATTTAGCTGCAAACATAACTATGAAGAAGGGTGAAAGATCTGAATTAGCAACCATTTCTGCAGAAATATTATAA
- a CDS encoding DUF4911 domain-containing protein, whose product MPYDNSIPEFDIFIDIAEEDIHLLIYLIEAEAHIMNVRKRQKNGYFKIIVPAGFLDESLILLNSLKKSDIKLEVISVEPHDGII is encoded by the coding sequence ATGCCGTATGATAACAGCATCCCGGAGTTTGATATCTTCATAGATATTGCAGAAGAAGATATTCATCTATTGATTTATTTGATAGAAGCGGAAGCACACATAATGAATGTTAGGAAAAGACAAAAGAATGGATATTTTAAAATAATTGTTCCAGCAGGTTTTTTAGATGAATCACTCATTTTACTCAATTCATTGAAAAAATCAGACATCAAATTGGAGGTTATAAGTGTTGAACCGCATGACGGGATTATTTAA
- a CDS encoding YqeG family HAD IIIA-type phosphatase: protein MTGLFKYIPIPQEHSPDIYSVDYENLKKLGFTTILMDYDFTVTGWRDDNITDKTLKLFDKLIEEGFKVAIVTNAKREKVKIIEELTNGKVKVYTSMKKPNTKKLKEVLQEMDSKESETVIIGDLFITDISVGNKLGLYTILINPYTYGLESKFKKFVAGFSKFAYNVFFYTIGWFFRFIDLAAPNEFRENIFDIDYIQLKEKGYKMIIFDFDNTLNEYHKDFLTPEATDLIIRLKEMGFYLLIASNGRKSRFKSLEMDLDELGVDLLTAARKPLKFKIRKKIKYLGYKPSEIVMIGDQLFTDVVCGNAFKFYTIKVEPLTTNEGIWTRMIRFFEQIALKGIREKPTLSNNEEKKIGKDSSITKNKLTK, encoded by the coding sequence ATGACGGGATTATTTAAATATATTCCTATTCCCCAAGAACATAGTCCAGATATATACTCAGTAGATTATGAGAATCTAAAAAAACTAGGGTTTACAACTATTCTTATGGATTATGACTTTACTGTTACAGGTTGGAGAGATGACAACATAACTGACAAAACTTTAAAGCTTTTTGATAAATTGATAGAAGAAGGTTTTAAAGTAGCTATTGTTACAAATGCAAAAAGAGAAAAGGTGAAAATAATTGAAGAATTAACTAATGGCAAAGTGAAAGTCTATACAAGTATGAAAAAGCCTAATACAAAAAAATTAAAAGAAGTTTTGCAAGAAATGGATTCAAAAGAATCAGAAACAGTAATAATAGGAGACTTGTTTATTACAGACATTAGTGTAGGAAACAAGCTAGGATTGTACACAATATTGATAAACCCGTACACATATGGTCTAGAAAGCAAGTTTAAAAAATTTGTTGCAGGTTTTTCAAAGTTTGCATATAATGTCTTTTTTTATACTATTGGTTGGTTTTTTAGATTTATCGACTTAGCAGCGCCTAATGAGTTTAGAGAAAATATTTTTGACATAGATTATATTCAGTTAAAAGAAAAAGGGTACAAGATGATTATATTTGATTTTGATAACACATTAAATGAATACCATAAGGATTTCTTAACTCCAGAAGCTACGGATTTGATTATAAGGCTTAAAGAAATGGGGTTCTATTTATTAATAGCTAGTAATGGAAGAAAGAGTCGTTTTAAATCTTTAGAAATGGATTTAGATGAATTAGGAGTAGATCTTTTAACTGCAGCTAGGAAACCTCTTAAATTTAAAATAAGGAAAAAAATAAAGTACTTAGGTTATAAGCCAAGTGAGATAGTGATGATAGGTGATCAGCTTTTTACTGACGTAGTATGTGGTAATGCCTTTAAATTTTACACCATAAAAGTTGAACCACTAACAACAAATGAAGGGATTTGGACAAGAATGATCCGTTTTTTTGAACAAATAGCTTTGAAAGGGATAAGGGAAAAGCCAACACTTAGTAATAATGAAGAAAAAAAGATAGGAAAGGATTCTTCAATTACTAAAAATAAATTAACTAAATAA
- a CDS encoding 2,3-bisphosphoglycerate-independent phosphoglycerate mutase, with amino-acid sequence MSFDRQNIIKDLSIKTDSKIVLLVMDGVGDLPNEEGKTPLKAANKPIMDSLAKESELGQSIAVFQGITPGSGPGHLSLFGYDPLKYQIGRGILEALGLDVEVGPKDVVARANFATIKNGVIIDRRAGRPASEESKKIVELLSEKIKQIDDVKITFYPGKEHRFVVKFSGEGLFDEVSDADPQKEGHPMEWAKSLNPDSEKMAKIANKLLKEIGEVLKDQPKMNFALLRGFSKHPKLPTFKEIYKLDAAAIATYPMYRGLAKLVGMQIIKTGETIEDEIETLKANWNKYDFFFVHVKKTDSYGEDGNFNEKVKVIENTDRVLKDILALKPDVLIITGDHSTPAPMKSHSWHPVPVLINSKFVRKGLSNVFDEFECARGVLGTISALDLLPLALAHAGKLEKYGA; translated from the coding sequence ATTTCATTTGATAGACAAAATATCATTAAAGATTTATCAATTAAGACAGATTCAAAAATAGTTCTTTTGGTTATGGACGGTGTTGGTGATCTACCTAACGAAGAAGGAAAAACTCCTTTAAAAGCAGCTAATAAACCTATTATGGATTCATTGGCAAAAGAAAGCGAATTAGGCCAGAGTATTGCGGTATTTCAAGGTATAACCCCTGGAAGTGGCCCAGGCCATTTATCGCTTTTTGGATATGACCCCTTGAAATATCAAATTGGTAGAGGTATCTTAGAAGCTCTTGGCTTGGACGTCGAAGTAGGCCCAAAAGATGTTGTTGCAAGAGCAAACTTTGCAACTATAAAAAATGGAGTAATCATTGATAGAAGAGCAGGAAGACCTGCTTCTGAAGAATCGAAAAAAATTGTCGAACTATTATCTGAAAAAATTAAACAAATTGATGATGTTAAAATAACTTTTTATCCTGGAAAAGAACACCGATTCGTAGTAAAATTTTCAGGAGAAGGCTTGTTTGACGAAGTATCTGATGCTGACCCACAAAAAGAAGGACACCCTATGGAATGGGCAAAGTCTCTAAATCCCGATTCAGAAAAAATGGCAAAGATAGCCAATAAATTACTAAAAGAAATTGGTGAAGTACTTAAAGATCAACCAAAAATGAATTTTGCTTTACTAAGAGGATTTTCTAAACATCCAAAGCTTCCAACTTTTAAAGAAATTTATAAGTTAGATGCAGCAGCGATTGCAACTTATCCAATGTACAGAGGCTTAGCTAAATTAGTAGGAATGCAAATTATCAAAACTGGAGAAACTATTGAAGATGAAATTGAAACCTTAAAGGCGAATTGGAATAAATATGACTTTTTCTTCGTTCATGTCAAAAAGACCGATTCTTATGGAGAAGACGGTAATTTTAATGAAAAAGTTAAAGTTATAGAAAATACCGATAGGGTACTAAAAGATATTTTAGCATTGAAGCCAGATGTTTTAATCATTACTGGGGATCATTCAACCCCAGCACCTATGAAATCACATAGTTGGCATCCAGTACCTGTACTCATTAATTCTAAATTTGTTAGAAAAGGTTTATCAAATGTGTTTGACGAATTTGAATGTGCTAGAGGAGTGTTAGGTACTATATCTGCATTAGATCTATTGCCTTTAGCTTTAGCTCATGCAGGAAAACTTGAAAAATATGGAGCTTAA